One genomic segment of Microbacterium sp. ProA8 includes these proteins:
- a CDS encoding DUF1731 domain-containing protein codes for MSRPVAAVAGASGFVGRALVRAFTEDGYDVRTIGRVSADASWTDADGIRALIDGAAIVVNLAGKSVDCRYTDANRDEILRSRVQTTRTLRLAIQGADAPPPLWLNASTATIYRYALDRPQTEQQGELGTGFSVDVARAWEDEFFAGSLPSTRRVALRMAIVLGDGPATRTLVRLARVGLGGPQYDGWWFPHARYRGIGPHPTGDGRAPRHRSRGRQRFSWIHLDDVVGAVRFVRDDPRIVGPVNLAAPEASDNRRLMATLRRIVGAPIGLPAWRFMLEPAMWVLRTEPELVLKSRWAAPEALTAAGYEFRHPELEPALREVVASLGSRRRSSS; via the coding sequence ATGAGCCGCCCGGTCGCCGCCGTCGCGGGAGCCTCGGGCTTCGTCGGCCGCGCGCTCGTGCGGGCTTTCACCGAGGACGGCTACGACGTACGCACCATCGGCCGGGTGAGCGCCGACGCGTCATGGACCGATGCCGACGGCATCCGTGCCCTCATCGACGGCGCGGCGATCGTCGTGAACCTCGCGGGCAAGTCCGTCGACTGCCGCTACACCGATGCGAACCGCGACGAGATCCTGCGTTCGCGCGTCCAGACCACTCGCACGCTCCGACTCGCGATCCAGGGTGCGGACGCGCCGCCGCCGCTGTGGCTGAACGCGAGCACGGCGACCATCTACCGCTACGCGCTCGACCGGCCGCAGACGGAACAGCAGGGCGAGCTCGGCACGGGCTTCTCCGTCGACGTCGCCCGCGCGTGGGAGGACGAGTTCTTCGCGGGGAGCCTTCCGTCCACGCGGCGCGTGGCGCTGCGCATGGCGATCGTGCTCGGCGACGGTCCCGCGACGCGGACCCTCGTGCGGCTGGCCCGCGTCGGACTCGGCGGGCCCCAGTACGACGGCTGGTGGTTCCCCCACGCGCGCTACCGCGGCATCGGCCCCCACCCGACCGGTGATGGTCGCGCGCCGCGCCACCGATCCCGCGGCCGGCAGCGGTTCAGCTGGATCCACCTCGACGACGTGGTCGGAGCGGTGCGGTTCGTGCGCGATGACCCGCGGATCGTCGGACCGGTCAACCTCGCGGCTCCGGAGGCCTCCGACAATCGCAGGCTCATGGCGACGCTGCGCCGCATCGTCGGCGCGCCGATCGGACTGCCCGCCTGGCGGTTCATGCTCGAGCCGGCGATGTGGGTGCTGCGCACCGAGCCGGAGCTCGTGCTCAAGAGCAGATGGGCCGCTCCCGAGGCGCTCACCGCGGCCGGGTACGAGTTCAGGCATCCGGAGCTGGAACCGGCGCTGCGCGAGGTCGTCGCGTCGCTGGGATCACGGCGGCGCTCGTCTTCGTGA
- a CDS encoding LLM class flavin-dependent oxidoreductase, which translates to MTAVLSLGIAAAAGPALAGRVAPAAEAAGFHALWVNDTPGHDALAVLAAAADATERLVLATGVLPVDRRTPDDIAVAAAGLPAGRLMLGVGSGQARTGAVELVTDAAAELRRRTDARVIVGALGPRMRRAAAAASDGVLLSWLTPRAAAAQAAEAHAITPETHVALYVRTAVDDAAVAALDEEATRYAGYPAYAANFARLGVDAADTVIRPAELRDRIAGYRAGVDEVVLRAITPTGSADEHLRFIDAIAEAIA; encoded by the coding sequence GTGACGGCGGTGCTCTCCCTCGGGATCGCGGCCGCGGCCGGCCCAGCCCTTGCGGGGCGGGTGGCGCCCGCCGCCGAGGCGGCCGGCTTCCACGCCCTCTGGGTGAACGACACCCCGGGCCACGACGCGCTCGCCGTGCTCGCGGCCGCCGCCGACGCGACCGAGCGCCTGGTGCTCGCCACCGGTGTGCTGCCGGTGGACCGCCGTACCCCCGACGACATCGCCGTCGCCGCAGCCGGGCTGCCGGCGGGCCGCCTCATGCTCGGCGTCGGCTCGGGTCAGGCGCGCACCGGCGCGGTGGAGCTGGTGACGGATGCCGCCGCCGAGCTGCGCCGCCGCACCGACGCGCGCGTCATCGTCGGTGCGCTGGGCCCGAGGATGCGACGGGCGGCGGCCGCGGCATCCGATGGGGTCCTGCTGAGCTGGCTCACCCCCCGGGCCGCCGCCGCGCAGGCGGCCGAGGCGCACGCGATCACGCCGGAGACCCACGTCGCGCTGTACGTGCGCACGGCCGTCGACGACGCGGCTGTCGCCGCCCTCGACGAGGAAGCCACCCGCTACGCGGGCTACCCCGCGTACGCCGCCAACTTCGCCCGCCTGGGCGTGGACGCCGCCGACACCGTGATCCGTCCGGCAGAGCTGCGCGACCGGATCGCGGGCTACCGCGCCGGCGTGGACGAGGTCGTCCTGCGGGCGATCACGCCGACGGGCAGTGCCGACGAGCACCTGCGGTTCATCGATGCGATCGCCGAGGCGATCGCGTGA
- a CDS encoding NAD-dependent deacylase translates to MTRIVVLTGAGISAESGVPTFRGADGLWEGHRVEDVATPDAYERDPDTVLAFYDARRRALGAVAPNAAHRALARLEGAIGDDLVVVTQNVDDLHERAGSRRLVHMHGELRRALCGACGARPEWDGDLIDRPPCPECGERMLRPDVVWFGEMPYELERIENAVVACDEFVSIGTSGAVYPAAGYVALAAAFGARTIELNLEPRDTLLLFEDAVPFDESRAGRATELVPAWVDEVIAGLSTRR, encoded by the coding sequence ATGACGCGGATCGTCGTCCTGACCGGCGCCGGCATCTCCGCCGAGAGCGGGGTGCCCACCTTCCGCGGCGCCGACGGACTGTGGGAGGGGCACCGCGTCGAAGACGTCGCGACGCCGGACGCCTACGAGCGCGACCCCGACACCGTGCTCGCCTTCTACGACGCGCGGCGCCGTGCCCTCGGAGCCGTCGCGCCCAACGCCGCCCATCGCGCCCTCGCCCGGCTCGAGGGCGCGATCGGGGACGACCTGGTCGTGGTCACGCAGAACGTCGACGATCTGCACGAGCGCGCCGGCAGCCGCCGCCTCGTGCACATGCACGGCGAGCTGCGCCGGGCGCTGTGCGGCGCGTGCGGCGCCCGGCCCGAGTGGGACGGCGACCTCATCGATCGCCCGCCGTGCCCCGAGTGCGGAGAGCGGATGCTGCGCCCCGACGTGGTCTGGTTCGGCGAGATGCCGTACGAGCTCGAGCGCATCGAGAACGCGGTCGTGGCATGCGACGAGTTCGTCTCGATCGGCACGTCGGGCGCCGTCTATCCCGCAGCGGGGTACGTGGCGCTCGCGGCGGCCTTCGGCGCGCGGACGATCGAGCTCAACCTCGAGCCCCGCGACACCCTGCTGCTCTTCGAGGACGCGGTGCCGTTCGACGAGTCGCGCGCCGGGCGTGCGACCGAACTCGTGCCTGCCTGGGTCGACGAGGTGATCGCGGGACTCTCGACCCGCCGTTGA
- a CDS encoding response regulator — translation MNRPIRVLVVDDDFRVAGLHRDIVASRAGFTALEAVQSLGAARQAVRAHAPDLLLVDAFLPDGDGVEFAAQADVDAFVLSAATDAATVRRALRAGALAYLTKPFDARVLAERLDRYARMRNLLVTDRPLEQEQIDRALAIMHGGAEPATVTRSATEQLILEGLGDDEASAAEIADRVGISRATAQRHLAGLASRGLVEVRLRYGTTGRPEHRYIAVRR, via the coding sequence ATGAATCGTCCCATCCGCGTGCTCGTCGTCGACGACGACTTCCGCGTCGCCGGGCTGCACCGCGACATCGTGGCGTCGCGCGCCGGGTTCACCGCCCTCGAGGCCGTGCAGTCGCTGGGCGCCGCACGGCAGGCCGTGCGGGCGCACGCCCCCGACCTGCTGCTCGTCGACGCCTTCCTTCCTGACGGCGACGGCGTCGAGTTCGCCGCCCAGGCGGACGTCGACGCGTTCGTGCTGTCGGCCGCCACCGATGCCGCCACGGTGCGCCGCGCCCTGCGGGCGGGGGCGCTCGCGTATCTGACCAAGCCCTTCGATGCCCGGGTGCTCGCCGAACGGCTCGACCGCTATGCGCGGATGCGCAACCTGCTGGTCACCGACCGGCCGCTGGAGCAGGAGCAGATCGATCGCGCCCTCGCGATCATGCACGGCGGTGCGGAGCCCGCGACCGTCACGCGCTCGGCGACCGAGCAGCTGATCCTCGAGGGGCTCGGCGATGACGAGGCGTCCGCCGCCGAGATCGCCGACCGCGTCGGCATCTCACGAGCGACCGCCCAGCGGCACCTCGCGGGGCTCGCCAGCCGCGGCCTGGTCGAGGTGCGACTGCGGTACGGCACGACGGGCAGGCCCGAGCACCGCTACATCGCGGTCCGCCGCTGA
- a CDS encoding CitMHS family transporter, with translation MNAAVPFLFQAAEADEGYATAFVPSEGILVALGFTMVLVFMALIMTRRLTPMVALILVPTVFGLFAGAGLGLGDMIIDAIGSMAPTAALLMFAIMYFGIMIDVGLFDPLIRAITRLLGDDPAKVVLGTAVLAGAVSLDGDGSTTFIITTSAMLPIYLRLGMSPVVLTCVAGLMNGTLNIVPWGGPTVRAATALGLQPTDIFVPMLPSLAAGIVISLTFAWFLGLSERKRIGSIDESRLDGGGGLAGPRFFRGADTKPGARATLRTGNIVTLTGGRGGIPAATAVVDREDTAMADTMLDPNRASLRPKLIWFNLALTLAVMVLLVLDVFPLAYVFMVGAGVALLVNFPKLKSQADEIVAHAPSIVGVVSMVLAAGVLVGVLNGTGMVDAMATWITTVIPASLGPFLAVITGILSIPFTFFMSNDAFYYGILPVLAQSAEHFGIAPVEMARASITGQPVHLQSPLVPAILLLVSLASVNLGDHHKKVLWRACVVSLAMLAVGVLVGAIPLMA, from the coding sequence ATGAACGCGGCAGTTCCGTTCCTGTTCCAGGCCGCCGAGGCCGACGAGGGCTACGCCACCGCCTTCGTGCCGTCCGAGGGCATACTCGTCGCACTGGGCTTCACGATGGTGCTGGTCTTCATGGCGCTCATCATGACGCGCCGGCTGACGCCGATGGTCGCCCTCATCCTCGTGCCGACCGTGTTCGGGCTGTTCGCCGGAGCGGGGCTCGGACTCGGCGACATGATCATCGACGCGATCGGCAGCATGGCGCCGACCGCCGCGCTGCTCATGTTCGCCATCATGTACTTCGGCATCATGATCGACGTCGGTCTCTTCGATCCGCTCATCCGGGCGATCACGCGCCTGCTCGGCGACGATCCCGCCAAGGTCGTGCTGGGCACGGCGGTGCTGGCGGGCGCGGTCTCGCTCGACGGCGACGGGTCGACGACCTTCATCATCACGACCTCCGCGATGCTGCCGATCTACCTGCGCCTCGGCATGAGCCCCGTCGTGCTCACGTGCGTCGCGGGTCTCATGAACGGCACACTGAACATCGTTCCGTGGGGCGGTCCCACGGTGCGGGCGGCGACCGCACTGGGCCTGCAGCCGACCGACATCTTCGTGCCGATGCTGCCGTCGCTCGCTGCCGGCATCGTCATCTCGCTGACCTTCGCCTGGTTCCTCGGGCTCTCGGAGCGCAAGCGCATCGGCAGCATCGACGAGTCCCGCCTCGACGGCGGGGGAGGGCTGGCCGGACCACGCTTCTTCCGCGGCGCCGACACGAAGCCGGGCGCCCGTGCGACGCTGCGCACCGGCAACATCGTGACGCTCACGGGTGGTCGCGGCGGCATCCCGGCCGCGACGGCGGTCGTGGATCGCGAAGACACCGCGATGGCCGACACGATGCTCGACCCCAACCGCGCGAGCCTCCGGCCGAAGCTCATCTGGTTCAACCTGGCGCTCACGCTCGCGGTGATGGTGCTGCTCGTGCTCGACGTGTTCCCGCTCGCGTACGTGTTCATGGTCGGCGCCGGAGTCGCGCTGCTGGTGAACTTCCCGAAGCTGAAGAGCCAGGCGGACGAGATCGTCGCCCATGCGCCGAGCATCGTCGGCGTCGTCTCGATGGTCCTCGCCGCGGGCGTGCTGGTCGGCGTGCTGAACGGCACCGGCATGGTCGACGCGATGGCGACCTGGATCACGACAGTGATCCCCGCCTCGCTCGGACCCTTCCTGGCAGTGATCACCGGCATCCTGTCGATCCCCTTCACGTTCTTCATGTCGAACGACGCGTTCTACTACGGCATCCTGCCCGTACTGGCGCAGAGCGCTGAGCACTTCGGGATCGCGCCGGTCGAGATGGCCCGCGCCTCGATCACCGGCCAGCCGGTGCACCTGCAGAGCCCGCTCGTCCCCGCCATCCTCCTGCTGGTCTCGCTCGCCAGCGTCAACCTCGGCGACCACCACAAGAAGGTGCTGTGGCGGGCTTGCGTCGTGTCGCTCGCGATGCTCGCCGTCGGCGTGCTGGTGGGTGCGATCCCGCTCATGGCCTGA
- a CDS encoding sensor histidine kinase — MRFATRLLLMQLATVTAVVAVCALVFGWLGVRQLRAESEAAALNIARTVAEDPDVKSLVAEFSADPGTPDAAELRTGELQQIAADVADRTDALFVVIADDHGIRLAHPTEELLGQVVSTPFAEVLEGNEVVDWEVGTLGESARAKVPVYPETGGTPVGEVSVGFERASVFDDLPALVATIAIAAVGGLALAAVATLLVRRRFERLTLGLQPEELVALVQNQAAVLEGVGDGVVALDPDGVVRVCNEAAERMLGIDAPVGRRFDDLALPDTVRDAVRNGASGVEAVVGDRVLYLDTRPVQRDARALGQVVVVRDRTDVEALAGRLETVRAMTEALRVQRHEFANRLHVASGLIDAERVNEARAFLGDLTERGAVDFGVAGLERVPDAFLTSLLGATAATARERGVTVRISEDTLLLSEVAEAEDVAAVLGNLVGNAVTAAVGGAGPGWVEIALLGDGEELVITVADSGEGIRPPGADPFARVAARETDPSGNDTVHGHGFGLPLSRDLARRRGGDVWLIDPGGEGSGAVFGARLPGALRPADGNPEEKSA; from the coding sequence ATGCGCTTCGCGACACGGCTCCTGCTGATGCAGCTGGCGACGGTGACCGCCGTCGTCGCCGTGTGCGCGCTCGTCTTCGGGTGGCTGGGCGTCCGGCAGCTCCGCGCGGAGTCCGAGGCCGCCGCCCTCAACATCGCCCGGACCGTCGCGGAGGACCCCGACGTGAAGTCCCTGGTCGCCGAGTTCTCCGCCGATCCGGGAACGCCGGATGCCGCCGAGCTGCGAACGGGCGAGCTGCAGCAGATCGCCGCCGACGTCGCGGATCGCACGGACGCGCTGTTCGTCGTCATCGCCGACGATCACGGCATCCGTCTCGCGCATCCGACGGAGGAGCTGCTGGGCCAGGTCGTGTCGACCCCGTTCGCCGAGGTGCTCGAGGGGAACGAGGTCGTCGACTGGGAGGTGGGAACGCTCGGCGAGTCCGCCCGTGCCAAGGTGCCGGTCTACCCGGAGACCGGCGGCACGCCCGTCGGCGAGGTGAGTGTCGGCTTCGAGCGCGCGAGCGTCTTCGACGACCTTCCGGCTCTCGTCGCGACGATCGCGATCGCGGCGGTCGGTGGGCTGGCGCTCGCCGCGGTGGCCACGCTGCTGGTTCGACGGCGGTTCGAGCGGCTCACCCTCGGGCTTCAGCCGGAGGAGCTCGTGGCGCTGGTGCAGAATCAGGCGGCGGTGCTCGAGGGGGTCGGCGACGGCGTCGTGGCGCTCGATCCCGACGGCGTGGTGAGGGTGTGCAACGAAGCCGCGGAACGGATGCTGGGGATCGATGCGCCGGTCGGGCGCCGGTTCGACGACCTCGCCCTGCCCGATACGGTGCGCGACGCCGTGAGGAATGGGGCGTCGGGCGTCGAGGCCGTCGTCGGCGACCGCGTGCTGTACCTCGACACGCGGCCGGTGCAGCGGGACGCCCGGGCGCTGGGTCAGGTCGTGGTCGTGCGGGACCGCACCGACGTCGAGGCGCTCGCCGGCCGGCTCGAGACCGTGCGCGCCATGACCGAGGCGCTGCGCGTGCAGCGGCATGAGTTCGCCAATCGCCTGCACGTCGCGTCGGGCCTGATCGACGCCGAACGCGTAAACGAGGCTCGGGCGTTCCTCGGCGACCTGACCGAGCGCGGGGCCGTGGACTTCGGCGTCGCGGGGCTCGAGCGCGTGCCCGACGCCTTCCTGACGTCGCTGCTCGGCGCGACCGCCGCAACGGCGCGGGAGCGCGGAGTCACGGTGCGCATCTCGGAGGACACGCTGCTGCTGAGCGAGGTGGCCGAAGCGGAGGACGTCGCCGCGGTGCTCGGCAATCTCGTCGGGAATGCGGTCACCGCGGCAGTCGGCGGCGCGGGGCCCGGCTGGGTCGAGATCGCGCTGCTGGGCGACGGCGAGGAACTGGTGATCACGGTGGCCGACTCCGGTGAGGGCATCCGCCCGCCGGGAGCCGACCCCTTCGCGCGCGTCGCCGCACGCGAGACGGATCCGAGCGGGAACGACACCGTGCACGGCCACGGCTTCGGGCTACCGCTCTCGCGCGACCTCGCGCGCCGCCGCGGCGGCGACGTGTGGTTGATCGACCCCGGCGGCGAAGGGTCCGGCGCCGTGTTCGGCGCTCGGCTGCCCGGGGCACTGCGCCCCGCCGATGGGAATCCCGAGGAGAAGAGCGCATGA
- a CDS encoding IS481 family transposase → MTHANAALTPRQRLRLARQVVDDGWSVAAAASYFRVSWRTAERWARRYVEMGEAGMQDRSSRPHSSPNRTPRPVVRKVVHLRWKKRLGPVGIGAQLGMPASTVHAILTRCRVNRLSHVDVRTGEPARRYEHEHPGSLIHVDVKKLGNIPDGGGWRYVGRFQGDRNRAVTAKRTGRRGIAGDMVTGTAFIHTVIDDHSRVAYAEIHDDETAATAVAVLRRAVGWFAARGVTVERVLSDNGSAYRSFAWRDACAELSIRPKRTRPYRPQTNGKIERFHRTLADGWAYSRHYNSESARRNALPTWLHSYNHHRPHTAIGGHPPISRLTNLPGQHS, encoded by the coding sequence GTGACCCACGCTAACGCTGCGCTGACCCCTCGCCAACGCCTCCGGCTCGCCCGACAGGTCGTCGATGACGGCTGGTCCGTCGCTGCGGCTGCGAGCTACTTCCGGGTGTCGTGGCGGACCGCGGAACGGTGGGCGCGCCGCTATGTCGAGATGGGTGAGGCGGGGATGCAGGACCGCTCCTCCAGGCCGCACTCGAGTCCGAACAGGACGCCCCGGCCGGTGGTGCGGAAGGTCGTGCATCTGCGGTGGAAGAAGCGGCTCGGTCCGGTCGGAATCGGCGCTCAGCTGGGGATGCCGGCGTCGACCGTCCATGCGATCCTGACGCGTTGCCGGGTGAATCGGCTCAGCCACGTCGACGTTCGCACCGGCGAGCCCGCCCGCCGCTACGAGCACGAGCATCCCGGCTCGTTGATCCACGTCGACGTGAAGAAGCTCGGCAACATCCCCGACGGCGGCGGGTGGCGCTACGTCGGCCGGTTCCAAGGCGACCGCAACCGAGCGGTCACCGCCAAACGGACCGGAAGACGTGGCATCGCCGGCGACATGGTCACCGGGACAGCGTTCATCCACACCGTCATCGACGACCACTCCCGCGTCGCCTACGCCGAGATCCACGACGACGAGACCGCAGCCACAGCCGTCGCTGTTCTGCGACGCGCGGTCGGCTGGTTCGCTGCCCGCGGCGTCACCGTCGAGCGCGTCCTCTCCGACAACGGCTCCGCGTACCGCTCCTTCGCTTGGCGGGACGCCTGCGCCGAACTCAGCATTCGACCGAAACGCACACGCCCCTACCGGCCACAGACGAACGGGAAGATCGAACGATTCCACCGCACGCTCGCCGACGGCTGGGCCTACTCACGGCACTACAACTCCGAGTCAGCCCGCCGCAACGCGCTCCCGACCTGGCTGCACTCCTACAATCACCACAGGCCCCACACCGCGATCGGCGGCCACCCACCCATCAGCAGATTGACCAACCTGCCTGGACAGCACAGCTAG
- a CDS encoding ABC transporter permease, with protein MSSNATRTEAAPDPIASDLIGSGVEGGVGDQLQAWWQRVRGGDMGALPAIGGLVVLGALFSIMSPFFLTERNFANLLNQAATLVVLGMALVFVLLLGEIDLSAGVTGGVGMALFVVLNAQFGVPWPLALLIGFGFGFLTGAFIGFFVARVGIPSFVVTLGLFLGFQGLALVIIGPGGLFRLEVPELIALQNGNLPVWGGWAMLVIMLAISGGTSFWDRARRTRAGVPNRAVSLVFIKLAAIAVIGGAVVFVLNQNRGQSVVEVAGVPIVVPVVLTILWLGTFLLDRTKFGRYIYAIGGNAEAARRSGVKVRWIKWWAFVICSSLAVFSALLSVARVGSVDATVGRDIVLSGVAAAVVGGVSLFGGKGRLMHAAIGALVIATITNGLGLLNLPAGVNLLVTGGVLILAATVDALSRVRSGGGRI; from the coding sequence ATGAGCAGCAATGCCACCCGGACCGAGGCCGCTCCCGATCCCATCGCGAGCGACCTGATCGGCAGCGGCGTCGAGGGCGGCGTCGGCGACCAGCTCCAGGCGTGGTGGCAGCGCGTGCGCGGCGGCGACATGGGCGCCCTTCCGGCCATCGGCGGCCTCGTCGTGCTCGGCGCGCTGTTCTCGATCATGAGCCCGTTCTTCCTCACGGAGCGCAATTTCGCCAACCTGCTGAACCAGGCGGCGACGCTCGTCGTGCTCGGCATGGCGCTCGTGTTCGTGCTGCTGCTCGGTGAGATCGACCTGTCCGCCGGTGTGACCGGCGGTGTCGGCATGGCGCTGTTCGTCGTGCTGAACGCGCAGTTCGGCGTCCCCTGGCCGCTCGCGCTCCTGATCGGCTTCGGCTTCGGGTTCCTCACGGGGGCGTTCATCGGCTTCTTCGTGGCGAGGGTGGGCATCCCGTCGTTCGTCGTCACGTTGGGCTTGTTCCTCGGATTCCAAGGTCTCGCGCTCGTCATCATCGGCCCCGGCGGCCTGTTCCGCCTCGAGGTGCCCGAGCTCATCGCACTCCAGAACGGAAATCTGCCCGTGTGGGGCGGATGGGCGATGCTCGTCATCATGCTCGCGATCTCGGGGGGAACGTCCTTCTGGGACCGGGCGCGCCGCACGCGTGCCGGCGTTCCTAACCGTGCCGTGTCGTTGGTGTTCATCAAGCTCGCGGCGATCGCGGTGATCGGCGGTGCGGTGGTCTTCGTCCTCAATCAGAACCGAGGCCAGTCCGTGGTCGAGGTGGCCGGGGTCCCCATCGTCGTGCCGGTCGTGCTGACGATCCTCTGGCTCGGCACGTTCCTGCTCGACCGCACCAAGTTCGGCCGCTACATCTACGCCATCGGCGGCAACGCGGAGGCTGCACGCCGTTCCGGTGTCAAGGTGCGGTGGATCAAGTGGTGGGCGTTCGTCATCTGCTCGAGCCTCGCGGTGTTCTCGGCGCTGCTGAGCGTGGCCCGGGTGGGCTCCGTCGACGCGACCGTCGGCCGCGACATCGTGCTGTCGGGTGTGGCCGCGGCGGTCGTCGGCGGTGTCAGCCTGTTCGGCGGCAAGGGACGCCTGATGCACGCGGCGATCGGCGCGCTCGTGATCGCGACGATCACGAACGGTCTGGGCCTGCTCAACCTGCCCGCGGGCGTCAACCTGCTGGTGACCGGCGGCGTGCTGATCCTCGCGGCGACCGTGGACGCGCTGTCGCGCGTGCGGTCGGGCGGCGGAAGGATCTAG
- a CDS encoding ATP-dependent DNA ligase, which translates to MLLHELVTATDAVASTSSRLAKVAALAEVLRRLDPDEIGPAIGFLTASPRQGRLGVGWRSLSNLAVTHADEPTLTVGDVDEALDLLAGADGPGSVATRAAALDQLARAATAGEWDFLARVMLGELRTGALEGVLLDAVAKASDRAAPTVRRAAMLSGDLGTTARTALTGAPEDLDAIGLEVGRGVLPMLAATAGSTAEALETLGGTASVEYKLDGARIQVHRDGDDVRVFTRSLADITHRVPEIVSAVRALPADRVILDGETLSLDEDGGPRPFQDTMARFGSLGADDAAAVVLRPWFFDILHLDGRDLIDEPLATRLELLDRAVGDARMPGIVTDDAARAEEFSREALAAGHEGVMVKGLDAPYAAGRRGKSWLKVKPVLTYDLVVLAVEWGSGRRTGQLSNLHLGARDPEGAFGEPGGFVMVGKTFKGLTDATLRWQTEFFPTIETHRSSYAVHVRPETVVEVAIDGVQRSTRYPGGVALRFARVKGYRPDKGPAEADTIDALRSLLRG; encoded by the coding sequence ATGCTGCTCCACGAGCTCGTGACGGCGACGGATGCCGTGGCCTCGACGTCGTCGCGACTGGCCAAGGTCGCCGCGCTCGCGGAGGTGCTCCGCCGGCTCGACCCCGACGAGATCGGACCGGCGATCGGATTCCTGACCGCGAGTCCGCGGCAGGGGCGCCTCGGCGTCGGGTGGCGGAGCCTCTCGAATCTCGCCGTGACGCACGCCGACGAGCCGACGCTGACCGTGGGCGACGTCGATGAGGCGCTCGACCTCCTCGCCGGGGCAGACGGCCCGGGCTCCGTCGCCACCCGCGCCGCCGCCCTCGACCAGCTCGCGCGTGCGGCGACGGCGGGGGAGTGGGACTTCCTCGCCCGCGTCATGCTCGGGGAACTCCGCACCGGCGCGCTCGAGGGCGTGCTGCTCGACGCCGTCGCGAAAGCATCCGACCGCGCCGCGCCGACCGTGCGCCGTGCCGCCATGCTGTCGGGCGATCTCGGCACCACGGCGCGTACCGCGCTCACCGGCGCGCCCGAAGACCTGGACGCCATCGGACTCGAGGTGGGGCGCGGCGTGCTGCCGATGCTCGCCGCGACGGCGGGCTCGACGGCCGAGGCGCTCGAGACACTCGGGGGCACGGCATCCGTCGAATACAAGCTCGACGGCGCACGCATCCAGGTGCACCGCGACGGCGACGACGTGCGCGTGTTCACCCGCAGCCTCGCCGACATCACCCACCGCGTGCCCGAGATCGTGTCGGCCGTGCGGGCGCTGCCCGCCGACCGCGTGATCCTCGACGGCGAGACGCTCTCGCTCGACGAGGACGGCGGCCCCCGTCCCTTCCAGGACACGATGGCCCGCTTCGGCTCGCTCGGGGCGGACGACGCGGCCGCCGTCGTGCTGCGGCCGTGGTTCTTCGACATCCTGCATCTGGACGGCCGCGACCTCATCGACGAGCCGCTCGCGACGCGCCTCGAGCTGCTCGACCGTGCCGTCGGCGACGCCCGCATGCCCGGCATCGTCACCGACGACGCGGCGCGCGCCGAGGAGTTCTCGCGCGAGGCGCTCGCCGCCGGGCACGAGGGCGTGATGGTGAAGGGGCTCGATGCTCCCTACGCCGCCGGGCGCCGGGGAAAGAGCTGGCTCAAGGTCAAGCCCGTGCTGACCTACGACCTCGTCGTGCTCGCCGTCGAATGGGGATCGGGGCGGCGCACCGGGCAGCTCTCCAACCTGCACCTGGGTGCCCGCGACCCCGAAGGGGCGTTCGGCGAGCCCGGAGGCTTCGTGATGGTGGGCAAGACCTTCAAGGGCCTCACCGATGCGACGCTGCGCTGGCAGACCGAGTTCTTTCCGACCATCGAGACGCACCGGTCGTCGTACGCGGTGCACGTGCGGCCCGAGACCGTCGTCGAGGTCGCCATCGACGGGGTGCAGCGCTCCACGCGCTACCCGGGCGGTGTCGCTCTGCGCTTCGCCCGAGTGAAGGGCTATCGCCCCGACAAGGGTCCCGCGGAGGCCGACACGATCGACGCGCTGCGGAGTCTGCTGCGGGGGTGA